A section of the Telopea speciosissima isolate NSW1024214 ecotype Mountain lineage chromosome 3, Tspe_v1, whole genome shotgun sequence genome encodes:
- the LOC122655832 gene encoding probable magnesium transporter NIPA2 — protein sequence MAFSTDNLHGLILAISSSFFIGTSFIVKKKGLKRAGVNGLRAGSGGYTYLYEPLWWIGLLTMIVGEVANFAAYAFAPAILVTPLGALSIIISAVLAHFMLNEKLHIFGMLGCLLCVVGSTSIVLHAPQETAIESVIQVWQLATQPGFIVYTCIVLIMVLVLIFLFVPKYGQTHMMVYVGICSLMGSLTVMSVKALGIALKLTFSGSNQFKYFQTWFFALVVVICCLLQLNYLNKALDTFNTAVISPVYYVMFTSFTILASMIMFKDWNSQDVSQIATEVCGFLTILSGTFLLHKTKDMGNDVSTQSSIFASPNTDPNIFRSPNNDSLIFTSQNNVPPIFTSPNNELQIFTRSTSASSSIKINTSSK from the exons ATGGCGTTTTCTACCGATAATCTTCATGGTCTTATCTTGGCCATTTCGTCGAGTTTTTTTATCGGAACCAGCTTTatagtgaagaagaaaggaCTTAAAAGAGCAGGGGTTAATGGACTAAGAGCAG gTTCAGGGGGGTACACGTACTTGTATGAGCCTTTGTGGTGGATTGGATTGCTGACTA tGATTGTTGGTGAGGTAGCTAATTTTGCTGCTTATGCATTTGCTCCTGCAATTCTTGTAACTCCATTGGGGGCTTTAAGTATTATTATCAG cGCAGTGCTAGCTCATTTTATGTTGAATGAGAAATTGCATATTTTTGGCATGCTTGGTTGTCTTCTTTGTGTGGTGGGCTCCACTAGTATCGTCTTACATGCTCCACAAGAAACAGCTATTGAATCAGTAATTCAAGTTTGGCAACTAGCGACTCAGCCAG GTTTCATTGTTTACACTTGCATAGTTTTGATTATGGTTCTTGTCCTCATTTTCTTGTTTGTACCAAAATATGGGCAAACACATATGATGGTATACGTTGGAATCTGCTCGCTCATGGGCTCCCTTACG GTTATGAGTGTGAAAGCATTGGGAATTGCTCTGAAGTTGACATTTTCAGGATCAAATCAATTCAAATACTTTCAGACATGGTTCTTCGCTCTGGTTGTTGTTATCTGTTGTCTCCTGCAGTTGAACTATTTGAACAAG GCATTGGACACCTTTAACACTGCTGTCATATCGCCTGTCTACTATGTCATGTTCACTTCATTCACAATCCTTGCCAGCATGATCATGTTTAAG GACTGGAACTCACAAGATGTATCACAGATTGCAACTGAAGTATGTGGCTTTTTGACTATTCTTTCCGGGACCTTCCTTCTCCATAAGACTAAGGATATGGGTAATGATGTGTCTACACAGTCCTCTATTTTTGCAAGTCCAAACACTGATCCCAATATCTTCAGAAGTCCAAACAATGATTCTCTGATCTTCACAAGTCAAAACAATGTACCTCCGATCTTCACAAGTCCGAACAATGAACTTCAGATCTTCACAAGATCAACTTCAGCCTCCAGTTCAATCAAAATAAACACAAGCTCCAAATAG